From Chloroflexota bacterium, the proteins below share one genomic window:
- the ileS gene encoding isoleucine--tRNA ligase — protein sequence MFRPVSSKLDLPQLEERVLHWWKENKIFEQSVENRKGGPRFTLYEGPPTANGSPGIHHVLSRIFKDIIPRHRAMKGYYTPRIGGWDTHGLPVELEVERELGISSKTQIEEYGIDKFNARCRESVFRYLKDWNALTERIAYWCDLEHPYVTMENDYIETAWWAIKQMWDKGLVYLGYKTAAHCPRCGTSLSSHEVALGYEEDTEDPSAYIKFKVVPSPISESEEQKRLYELSRDKPTYLLAWTTTPWTLPGNTALAVDDDADYVVVAVNDEYIVLALARLEPVGLGDCEVLVRLKGSDLATITGVNYEPLYNPHKFNVERRRLEFVNEAGVSGAPRLKLQEPKENLTYKVIAADFVSLDEGTGIVHMAPAFGEVDFEVGMHPDYCLDFVQPVDLQGNITGNYSFSGKFVKDADPLVIKELKEKGLLYRSETIRHTYPFCWRCSTPLLYYVKESWYIKTTAVKDRLISGNDEINWYPEHIKYGRFGDWLENNVDWAFSRERYWGTPLPIWRCESCDYRECVGGVDDLKGKSGFGGLKEPLDLHRPYVDEMTYDCPQCGATMRRVPEVIDCWFDSGAMPVAQVHYPFENETLLEDGRFPADYICEAVDQTRGWFYSLHAISTLLFNRPCFLNCICLGHILDAKGEKMSKAKGNVIEPSAVIDKYGADALRWYFFTSSPPGNVRRFSADMVSEVTRRFLLTLWNTYSFFINYANIDRFTPGAEGILSHSELDHWIISELNQLVADVDNGLEHYDPNGAGRKIEGFVDDLSNWYVRRSRRRFWKSESDADKLAAYTTLYQCLVTLSKLLAPFIPFVAEEMYRNLVCSVFPDQPESVHLADFPVTDMDKIDKHLAADIRLIMRVSSLGRAARSEAGIKVRQPLSRLLVKVASERHKRALKHLAPQVLEEVNVKALDVVDDMPVTKHKDWPLASEGDLMVMLDTDITPELAAEGMAREIVRRLQMMRRSAGFEIADHIATYYQGDEYIKRVMADSADYIKQETLSEQLVDSAPGEGAYAESFKLEGHELLIGVKKLN from the coding sequence ATGTTCCGTCCGGTGAGCAGTAAGCTCGACCTGCCGCAGCTTGAGGAAAGGGTCCTCCACTGGTGGAAGGAAAATAAAATCTTTGAGCAGAGTGTGGAGAACCGGAAGGGCGGTCCGCGCTTCACTCTCTATGAAGGTCCGCCAACGGCCAACGGCAGTCCCGGAATTCACCACGTTCTTTCCCGCATTTTTAAAGATATCATCCCACGTCACAGGGCAATGAAAGGCTACTACACACCGCGCATTGGCGGCTGGGATACACACGGCCTTCCCGTGGAACTGGAAGTGGAAAGGGAGCTCGGCATTTCCAGCAAGACACAGATTGAGGAATACGGCATTGATAAATTCAACGCTCGCTGCCGGGAGAGCGTTTTCCGATACCTGAAAGACTGGAACGCGCTGACCGAGCGCATCGCCTACTGGTGTGACCTTGAGCACCCCTACGTCACCATGGAGAACGACTACATAGAGACCGCCTGGTGGGCGATAAAGCAGATGTGGGACAAAGGTCTGGTCTACCTGGGTTACAAGACGGCAGCTCATTGCCCTCGTTGTGGCACGTCATTAAGCTCGCATGAGGTGGCTCTTGGCTATGAAGAGGACACCGAAGACCCGTCAGCGTATATAAAGTTTAAGGTCGTTCCTTCGCCAATATCAGAATCTGAGGAGCAAAAGAGACTTTATGAACTCTCGCGAGATAAACCAACCTATTTACTTGCGTGGACAACCACGCCGTGGACTTTGCCGGGCAATACTGCCTTGGCGGTAGATGATGATGCTGACTATGTTGTAGTGGCGGTAAACGACGAGTATATAGTTTTGGCTTTGGCTCGACTGGAGCCAGTGGGGCTTGGTGATTGTGAAGTACTGGTAAGATTAAAGGGAAGCGATTTAGCCACCATAACTGGAGTAAATTATGAGCCGCTTTATAATCCTCACAAATTTAATGTAGAACGGAGGCGTTTAGAGTTCGTTAATGAAGCTGGCGTATCAGGAGCACCGCGGTTAAAATTACAGGAGCCGAAAGAAAACTTAACCTATAAAGTAATCGCTGCTGATTTCGTGTCACTGGATGAGGGAACTGGAATCGTACATATGGCCCCTGCTTTTGGTGAGGTTGACTTTGAAGTTGGAATGCATCCTGATTATTGCCTAGATTTTGTCCAGCCGGTAGATTTGCAGGGCAATATAACCGGGAATTATTCGTTTTCCGGCAAGTTTGTTAAAGATGCTGACCCACTGGTGATAAAGGAGCTGAAAGAGAAGGGATTGCTTTACCGCAGTGAGACCATCCGGCATACCTATCCCTTCTGCTGGCGTTGCAGTACACCCCTCCTCTACTACGTCAAAGAGAGTTGGTATATCAAAACCACCGCGGTGAAAGACCGCCTCATTTCCGGCAATGACGAGATAAACTGGTATCCCGAGCATATCAAGTACGGTCGCTTTGGCGACTGGCTGGAGAACAATGTCGACTGGGCATTCTCCCGCGAGCGCTACTGGGGCACGCCGCTGCCCATCTGGCGCTGTGAATCATGCGATTATCGGGAGTGTGTTGGCGGCGTTGATGATTTGAAAGGAAAATCCGGTTTCGGCGGCCTGAAAGAGCCGCTAGACCTGCACCGCCCTTACGTTGATGAGATGACCTATGACTGCCCGCAGTGCGGTGCTACCATGCGGCGCGTGCCCGAGGTCATAGACTGCTGGTTTGATTCCGGCGCGATGCCGGTGGCCCAGGTACACTACCCGTTTGAGAATGAGACGCTGCTCGAGGACGGGCGCTTCCCGGCGGACTACATCTGCGAGGCGGTTGACCAGACGCGAGGCTGGTTCTACAGCCTGCATGCCATCTCCACCTTGCTGTTCAATCGACCCTGCTTCCTGAACTGCATCTGTCTGGGGCATATCCTGGATGCCAAGGGAGAGAAGATGAGCAAAGCCAAGGGCAATGTCATTGAGCCGTCCGCGGTGATTGATAAGTATGGTGCGGATGCCCTCCGCTGGTATTTCTTCACCTCCTCGCCGCCCGGAAATGTGCGCCGTTTCAGCGCCGATATGGTGTCGGAGGTTACCCGTCGCTTTCTCCTGACCCTGTGGAACACCTATTCCTTCTTTATCAATTATGCCAACATCGACCGGTTCACGCCGGGTGCAGAAGGAATCCTCTCCCATTCCGAGCTTGACCACTGGATTATCTCCGAGCTTAACCAGCTTGTGGCGGATGTTGACAACGGGCTGGAACACTACGACCCCAACGGGGCGGGGAGAAAGATAGAGGGCTTTGTTGATGACCTTTCGAACTGGTACGTGCGGCGGAGTCGAAGGCGTTTCTGGAAGAGCGAGAGCGACGCTGATAAACTGGCTGCCTACACGACGCTCTACCAGTGCCTGGTGACGCTGTCCAAACTGCTTGCCCCGTTCATACCCTTTGTCGCCGAGGAGATGTACCGGAATTTAGTGTGCTCAGTGTTTCCGGACCAGCCGGAAAGCGTGCACCTGGCCGATTTCCCAGTGACAGATATGGATAAAATTGACAAGCACCTGGCCGCTGATATTCGTCTCATTATGCGGGTATCCAGCCTGGGCCGGGCCGCCCGCAGCGAGGCCGGAATCAAGGTGCGCCAGCCACTGTCCCGGCTCCTGGTCAAGGTTGCCTCCGAGCGACATAAGCGGGCGCTCAAGCACCTCGCCCCACAGGTTCTGGAAGAGGTCAACGTGAAAGCGCTCGACGTGGTTGATGATATGCCGGTGACGAAGCATAAAGATTGGCCTCTCGCCTCCGAAGGTGACTTGATGGTAATGCTGGATACCGATATTACACCGGAGCTGGCGGCAGAAGGGATGGCGCGGGAAATCGTGCGCCGTCTGCAGATGATGCGACGCTCCGCTGGCTTTGAGATAGCCGACCACATCGCCACCTACTATCAGGGGGATGAGTATATAAAGCGCGTGATGGCCGATTCTGCCGATTACATCAAGCAGGAAACACTTTCCGAACAGCTTGTAGACAGTGCTCCAGGAGAAGGAGCTTATGCGGAGAGCTTTAAACTGGAGGGCCACGAGCTACTTATCGGAGTCAAAAAGCTGAATTAG
- a CDS encoding PQQ-binding-like beta-propeller repeat protein yields the protein MFKKRTISKVLLLAVMLLILASGLAVPSCQPAKGIPRGWSGIYVGDDALFLGSMEGKLVAIDKSTQQRLWPDVPFKQKQSSGFGCGQGDQAVAIYGTPAVATELVYITGYNGKMYAINVETGALRWVYPREDELDPIVGGPVAAGDKVYFGGSDGKLYALDAATGDELWIFEKSEGKIWGTPAVNGETLYIGSFDKKLYAVNVADGTLKWQFETEGAIVSTPLVYDDMVYFGSFDRHLYALSEADGSLRWKYQADNWFWSRPLADNGVIYAGSVDGTVHALTADKGEKVAVFDLESPVSSSPVLADGNVIVAVEAGQVYSLNVSPRQKEQLVNLEEEIYAPLATGDGVVYIHSADDTLHAMDAVSGTILWMIKLESE from the coding sequence TTGTTTAAGAAACGAACGATAAGTAAGGTGTTGCTTCTGGCAGTAATGCTCCTTATACTGGCCAGCGGGTTGGCTGTCCCCAGCTGCCAGCCGGCCAAAGGTATACCAAGGGGGTGGTCAGGGATTTACGTTGGCGATGACGCTCTCTTTCTGGGTTCAATGGAAGGCAAGCTGGTCGCCATCGATAAGTCCACCCAGCAGCGCCTCTGGCCGGATGTCCCGTTTAAACAGAAGCAGTCAAGCGGCTTTGGCTGTGGCCAGGGAGACCAGGCGGTGGCCATATACGGAACACCCGCGGTGGCGACGGAATTGGTCTACATTACCGGCTATAACGGCAAAATGTATGCCATAAACGTGGAGACCGGCGCGCTGCGCTGGGTGTATCCAAGGGAAGATGAACTCGACCCGATTGTTGGCGGCCCTGTGGCGGCAGGGGATAAAGTATATTTCGGCGGCTCTGATGGCAAGTTATATGCTCTCGATGCTGCAACCGGAGATGAACTCTGGATATTTGAAAAATCCGAAGGGAAGATATGGGGAACACCGGCGGTAAACGGTGAAACCCTGTATATCGGCTCATTTGATAAGAAGCTGTATGCGGTGAATGTGGCCGACGGCACCCTGAAGTGGCAGTTTGAAACGGAGGGGGCGATTGTCAGCACTCCACTGGTGTATGATGACATGGTTTATTTCGGTTCTTTCGACCGGCATCTGTATGCCCTGAGTGAGGCCGACGGCAGTCTGCGCTGGAAATACCAGGCCGATAACTGGTTCTGGTCACGTCCCCTGGCTGATAACGGTGTCATCTATGCCGGTTCGGTTGATGGAACAGTACATGCATTGACGGCTGATAAAGGTGAAAAAGTCGCCGTCTTTGACCTGGAAAGCCCGGTTAGTTCCTCGCCGGTTCTGGCCGATGGTAATGTAATTGTGGCGGTGGAGGCAGGCCAGGTGTACTCGTTAAATGTCAGTCCCAGGCAGAAAGAACAGCTGGTAAACCTGGAGGAAGAGATTTACGCGCCTCTGGCAACTGGCGATGGAGTTGTCTATATTCACAGCGCCGATGATACACTTCACGCAATGGATGCCGTGTCCGGAACAATACTGTGGATGATTAAATTGGAGAGCGAGTGA
- a CDS encoding trypsin-like peptidase domain-containing protein, whose amino-acid sequence MGRRKANFILTLLITILVLVLSVGCAIPQVEITPVPAPSPPPAPAPAQPPEPINPTWTPPPTTPSENASLALPNIADVVTKVKPSVVAITTEVVSFDFFNRPFTQQGAGSGWILDEDGIIVTNNHVVEGASSITVTMYDGSTYTVDQSAVFTDSLNDLAIIQIDAQNLPAVAVGDSNALRVGEWVVAIGNALGQGIRATEGIISRQDVSIQVAPGQTLYDLIETTAAINPGNSGGPLVNLAGEVIGITSAKIATVGVEGMGYAISTETAIPIIEELVTNGYVIRPWLGIVLYTVGQFAVARYELGVESGVLITQVVQGSPADKAGLKPGDVITRFADEEIATAEDMIRAIHLSEIGQAVPVTYWRDQSEYTTEVIPIESPPR is encoded by the coding sequence ATGGGACGAAGAAAAGCCAACTTTATACTAACGCTTTTAATTACCATCTTGGTACTGGTATTGAGCGTCGGGTGTGCCATACCCCAGGTGGAAATAACGCCAGTACCGGCGCCAAGCCCGCCACCAGCCCCGGCACCGGCACAGCCACCCGAACCGATAAACCCCACCTGGACACCGCCGCCTACCACACCATCGGAAAACGCTTCCCTGGCACTACCCAACATCGCCGATGTCGTTACCAAGGTGAAACCATCGGTTGTCGCTATCACCACCGAAGTAGTTTCCTTTGATTTTTTCAATCGGCCTTTTACCCAGCAGGGGGCCGGCTCAGGGTGGATTCTGGACGAGGACGGTATAATTGTGACCAACAACCACGTGGTTGAAGGTGCCAGCAGCATCACGGTTACCATGTACGATGGCAGCACTTATACCGTTGACCAGAGCGCCGTCTTCACCGATAGCCTGAATGACCTGGCCATCATCCAAATCGATGCCCAGAACCTGCCCGCGGTAGCAGTTGGCGATTCCAACGCATTGCGGGTTGGGGAGTGGGTGGTTGCCATCGGCAACGCGCTGGGCCAGGGGATACGGGCCACCGAAGGCATAATCAGTCGTCAGGATGTTTCTATACAGGTGGCACCGGGGCAGACCCTGTACGACCTCATCGAGACAACGGCTGCCATCAATCCCGGCAATAGCGGCGGACCGCTGGTTAACCTCGCCGGAGAGGTAATTGGCATCACCAGCGCCAAAATCGCCACCGTTGGCGTTGAAGGCATGGGCTACGCTATCAGCACGGAAACGGCCATTCCCATCATCGAGGAACTGGTAACCAATGGCTACGTTATTCGCCCGTGGCTGGGGATTGTGCTTTACACCGTGGGCCAGTTTGCCGTCGCCAGGTATGAGCTGGGAGTAGAAAGCGGCGTCCTGATAACCCAGGTGGTTCAGGGCAGCCCTGCCGATAAAGCCGGACTTAAACCCGGAGATGTGATTACCCGCTTTGCTGATGAAGAAATCGCCACTGCAGAAGATATGATAAGGGCGATTCACCTGTCTGAAATCGGACAGGCAGTACCCGTAACTTACTGGCGTGACCAGTCTGAATATACTACGGAAGTGATACCAATCGAGAGCCCACCGCGCTAA
- the rpmH gene encoding 50S ribosomal protein L34, producing the protein MPKRTYQPKRIPRKREHGFRARASTRSGRAVLKARRLKGRKRLTVV; encoded by the coding sequence GTGCCAAAAAGGACGTATCAACCAAAGAGGATTCCGCGGAAGCGAGAGCACGGTTTCCGAGCGCGGGCAAGCACAAGGAGTGGACGCGCCGTTTTAAAAGCAAGACGACTGAAAGGACGTAAGAGATTAACGGTCGTGTAA
- the rpsF gene encoding 30S ribosomal protein S6 yields MATKKSSKKEEVKTEERQLRDYELVLVVSPEGAEDALEAAVNNVNQFITGKGGVISEEERWGKRKLAYPINRHLEGNYVLTRCKMRPTWAKELDANLNISEEILRHLLLKVGS; encoded by the coding sequence ATGGCGACAAAGAAGAGTAGTAAAAAAGAAGAGGTAAAAACAGAAGAGAGACAGTTACGGGACTACGAACTGGTATTAGTGGTCAGCCCTGAAGGGGCAGAGGATGCCCTTGAGGCTGCGGTCAACAATGTAAACCAGTTTATTACCGGTAAAGGTGGCGTCATATCCGAGGAAGAACGGTGGGGTAAGCGAAAGCTGGCCTATCCAATTAATCGCCATCTGGAGGGCAATTACGTGCTAACGCGATGTAAAATGAGGCCCACTTGGGCTAAGGAGTTGGACGCAAACCTGAATATATCGGAGGAAATTCTACGGCACCTGTTGTTAAAGGTCGGTAGTTAA
- the ssb gene encoding single-stranded DNA-binding protein encodes MPSLNKVTIIGNVGGEPEMRFTPNGKPVTSFGVATNWVSTTPEGERRQETEWFNVVTWNKLAEQCNQFLAKGRLVYAEGRLHTRSWEGQDGQQHSRAEIIANKVIFLDRRGVSPLPEEKPEEGAGAGGKVEESDAAELEPDDIPF; translated from the coding sequence ATGCCGAGTCTGAACAAAGTGACCATAATAGGGAATGTCGGTGGGGAACCGGAGATGCGGTTTACACCAAATGGAAAGCCCGTAACCTCGTTTGGTGTGGCCACCAACTGGGTATCGACGACTCCAGAGGGAGAGCGCAGACAGGAAACGGAGTGGTTCAACGTGGTGACCTGGAACAAGCTTGCCGAACAGTGCAACCAGTTCCTGGCCAAGGGCCGGTTGGTTTATGCTGAAGGCAGGCTACACACTCGTTCCTGGGAAGGACAGGACGGGCAGCAGCATTCCAGGGCAGAGATAATTGCCAATAAGGTGATATTCCTTGACCGTAGAGGGGTATCGCCACTACCTGAGGAAAAGCCGGAGGAAGGTGCTGGTGCTGGTGGCAAGGTAGAGGAAAGCGATGCCGCGGAACTGGAACCGGACGATATTCCATTTTAG
- the yidD gene encoding membrane protein insertion efficiency factor YidD, translating into MKKLALGLIRLYQMTLSQVTLHSCRFAPTCSQYTFEAITRHGLVKGIWLGARRLCRCHPLHEGGYDPIP; encoded by the coding sequence ATGAAAAAGTTAGCCTTAGGTCTAATTAGGCTTTATCAGATGACCCTATCTCAGGTCACGTTGCATTCCTGCCGATTTGCCCCTACCTGTTCTCAATACACATTTGAGGCTATTACCAGACACGGCCTGGTGAAGGGTATCTGGCTGGGAGCAAGACGTCTCTGTCGCTGTCATCCCCTGCATGAAGGGGGATATGACCCGATACCATGA
- the rpsR gene encoding 30S ribosomal protein S18, protein MAETREAPRSRKWTKPRYVPKRKVCAFCADKTQVMDYRKPEKLLFFITERGKIAPRRKSGTCAKHQRMLAREIKRARHLALLPHAPVHIHELEMSR, encoded by the coding sequence ATGGCAGAAACGAGGGAAGCGCCTAGAAGCAGGAAGTGGACCAAACCAAGGTATGTACCCAAGCGCAAGGTATGTGCGTTCTGTGCGGACAAGACGCAGGTCATGGATTACAGGAAACCCGAGAAATTACTTTTTTTCATTACCGAGAGGGGAAAGATTGCGCCACGTCGTAAAAGCGGTACCTGTGCCAAGCATCAACGCATGCTGGCGAGGGAGATAAAGAGGGCTCGTCACCTGGCCCTATTGCCCCACGCACCGGTTCATATTCATGAGCTGGAAATGTCCCGTTGA
- the rnpA gene encoding ribonuclease P protein component yields the protein MRGKQYLTKPAQYALVYNKGDSWTNNLLVMKTLSNELASSRYGFSVGRRVGKAVVRNRVKRLLREILRSASLQAGWDIVFIARSYTAGVDYAGLEVAVKDLLSRAGLLVENYEKVSLRSN from the coding sequence GTGAGGGGCAAGCAGTATCTGACGAAACCAGCGCAGTATGCGCTGGTCTACAATAAAGGCGATTCATGGACCAATAATTTGCTGGTGATGAAGACACTATCTAACGAACTTGCATCGTCCAGATACGGTTTTTCGGTTGGCCGCCGAGTAGGCAAGGCAGTGGTGAGAAATAGAGTGAAACGCTTGCTCCGTGAAATCCTGCGGTCGGCCTCTCTGCAAGCTGGATGGGATATCGTCTTCATTGCTCGCTCATATACGGCGGGTGTTGATTACGCTGGACTCGAAGTAGCCGTTAAGGATTTGCTGTCTCGGGCCGGTTTGCTGGTTGAAAATTATGAAAAAGTTAGCCTTAGGTCTAATTAG
- a CDS encoding YidC/Oxa1 family membrane protein insertase, with amino-acid sequence MVGEIWDLIILSPMINVLIVVSGALFNNFGLSIIALTIIVRGITMPLTLKQTRSTKALQELQPKMSELQQKFGKDKQKLAQEQMRLYKESGVNPAGCLLPMLVQLPVWIALFQSIIRVLAVVPEDFLKLSGHLYSAWPQVFSLVPLNSKFLWLDLAVPDRFLMLPILVGGTMWLSQKMVTPRTGDPKQQAQSTMMLWVMPLMFAFITMQFPSGLALYWVVSNVIQIGMQYFITGGWGGLSSQAAKPAGRDKRYLTRITMAEEKVGDYTATDSDIGADVGADIAVADMAPKEGTASAKYQPGLRAMKRHPKKSKRPKRR; translated from the coding sequence TTGGTTGGTGAAATCTGGGATTTAATCATACTGTCACCGATGATAAATGTCCTTATCGTCGTTTCTGGCGCTCTGTTCAATAATTTTGGCCTGTCAATAATAGCGCTGACCATTATTGTGCGGGGGATAACGATGCCGCTTACCCTCAAGCAAACCAGGTCAACCAAGGCGCTGCAGGAGCTGCAGCCGAAGATGTCCGAGCTGCAGCAGAAATTCGGCAAGGACAAGCAGAAGCTGGCACAGGAGCAGATGCGGCTTTATAAAGAGTCCGGCGTCAATCCCGCCGGCTGTCTGCTGCCCATGCTGGTCCAGCTGCCGGTCTGGATAGCGCTCTTCCAGTCGATAATCCGTGTTCTGGCGGTCGTACCGGAGGATTTCCTGAAGCTTTCCGGGCATCTATACTCTGCATGGCCGCAGGTCTTTTCTCTGGTGCCGCTCAACAGCAAATTCCTCTGGCTGGACCTGGCAGTACCGGACAGGTTCCTGATGCTGCCGATTCTGGTGGGCGGTACGATGTGGCTGTCGCAGAAAATGGTTACGCCGAGAACGGGCGACCCCAAGCAGCAGGCGCAGAGCACGATGATGTTGTGGGTGATGCCACTGATGTTCGCCTTCATCACCATGCAGTTCCCGAGTGGACTGGCACTCTACTGGGTGGTTTCCAATGTCATCCAGATCGGCATGCAGTACTTCATTACGGGTGGGTGGGGTGGATTATCCTCTCAGGCAGCCAAACCGGCGGGACGGGATAAAAGGTATCTGACGCGTATTACCATGGCGGAGGAAAAGGTGGGCGACTACACGGCAACTGATTCCGATATTGGAGCGGACGTTGGTGCTGACATCGCTGTGGCTGATATGGCACCGAAAGAAGGTACGGCGTCCGCCAAGTATCAACCGGGCCTGAGGGCAATGAAACGACATCCGAAGAAGAGCAAACGCCCCAAGCGAAGGTAA
- a CDS encoding KH domain-containing protein codes for MNENESEITEAARDILETLLDLMDIPASVNPVHGALVESTAEAPSSITLNVEGDDLGILIGRRGQTLSCLQYLVRIIIGQQKKVWLPIVIDVEGYKQRRCNALQTMALRIAEQVTQRKERFALEPMPAFDRRIIHLVLFDHPDVTTESSGEGEERRVVIIPKELPSN; via the coding sequence ATGAACGAGAACGAATCTGAAATTACTGAGGCAGCACGGGACATCCTGGAGACCTTGCTTGACCTGATGGATATTCCGGCTTCGGTGAATCCGGTACACGGGGCGCTGGTGGAAAGCACAGCCGAAGCACCAAGCTCCATAACTCTCAATGTAGAAGGTGATGACCTGGGAATCCTGATAGGGAGGAGGGGACAGACCCTCTCCTGCCTCCAGTATCTGGTGAGGATTATCATCGGTCAACAGAAGAAGGTATGGTTGCCGATTGTCATCGATGTTGAAGGCTACAAGCAACGTCGCTGCAACGCGCTTCAGACTATGGCCTTGAGGATTGCGGAGCAGGTAACGCAGAGGAAAGAACGATTTGCCCTGGAACCAATGCCTGCCTTTGACCGTCGAATCATCCATCTGGTGCTTTTTGACCATCCGGACGTGACCACGGAGAGCAGTGGAGAGGGTGAAGAACGGCGGGTGGTCATCATACCGAAAGAGCTGCCATCTAATTGA
- a CDS encoding recombinase family protein, with product REVAMALNIGGYRTTGTHGSRPFSKDTVKDMVTNRFYIAYIPDGNGGWLKGKHEPFVSSELFERVQDERAKRRTNMNNRIRTEATTYSLSGIIWCRPCKSKIHIHRNRQGKPRVYCGSRAGGLGCTSKGTFLEVYEAQIQWYLENFIIPEDYREKILEAHRKLEKAYGDTDGQRARLEAALERLGDRYNWGHIAKERYLAEYDEIQKQLRQFVPEEDKVKNLDKFAHFLAHIAEAWKEGTQEQRNKMANVLFQEVWIEDNRVVAVKPREELKPLFQLSYEEHLEKSNWRPRRDLNPRSPP from the coding sequence CGGGAAGTCGCCATGGCTCTCAACATAGGTGGTTACAGGACTACCGGGACCCACGGCTCCAGGCCTTTTTCTAAGGATACCGTTAAAGATATGGTCACGAACCGGTTCTATATTGCCTATATCCCAGACGGTAATGGCGGGTGGCTCAAAGGTAAACATGAACCTTTCGTAAGCTCGGAACTATTTGAGAGAGTGCAAGACGAGAGGGCGAAGAGACGAACCAATATGAACAACAGGATAAGGACCGAAGCGACAACATATAGTTTGTCAGGGATTATTTGGTGTAGGCCTTGTAAGTCTAAGATACACATTCACCGGAACCGTCAAGGTAAGCCACGGGTCTATTGTGGCAGTAGGGCCGGAGGTCTTGGTTGTACGAGCAAGGGCACATTTCTTGAAGTGTACGAAGCTCAGATCCAGTGGTACCTGGAAAACTTTATTATACCGGAGGATTACAGGGAGAAGATTCTTGAAGCTCACAGGAAACTGGAAAAAGCCTATGGCGACACTGACGGGCAAAGAGCGAGGTTGGAAGCAGCCTTGGAAAGGCTAGGGGACCGGTATAATTGGGGGCATATCGCGAAGGAGAGATACCTGGCAGAATACGATGAAATCCAGAAGCAACTGAGGCAGTTCGTCCCGGAAGAAGACAAGGTTAAGAATCTTGATAAGTTTGCCCATTTCCTGGCGCACATCGCAGAGGCCTGGAAGGAGGGAACCCAGGAGCAGCGCAATAAGATGGCAAATGTGCTGTTTCAGGAAGTCTGGATAGAGGATAACAGGGTTGTAGCTGTCAAGCCGCGGGAGGAACTGAAACCCCTCTTCCAGCTATCGTATGAAGAGCATCTTGAAAAGTCTAACTGGCGACCCCGGCGGGATTTGAACCCGCGATCTCCACCGTGA